One Dioscorea cayenensis subsp. rotundata cultivar TDr96_F1 chromosome 15, TDr96_F1_v2_PseudoChromosome.rev07_lg8_w22 25.fasta, whole genome shotgun sequence genomic region harbors:
- the LOC120276989 gene encoding mavicyanin-like yields MAPSLSMLVLFLFLGLGSSMGEVYKVGDSAGWTILGNVNYTAWASSKKFKVGDVLMFEYDSQFHNVLEVSKDDYHACNNGSPLTTYSTGNDSITIKRRGHHFFLCGFPGHCAAGQKLDVRIPKLRSSGATASSPAAAASSPASSLVVPSVPPPSPSIGTSSPSPRPNSAIPAFTNFSSRVTLIVTFVVAMFYVFTC; encoded by the exons ATGGCTCCTAGTTTGTCTATGTTAGTTCTATTTCTCTTTTTAGGGTTAGGTTCAAGCATGGGTGAAGTTTATAAGGTGGGAGACTCTGCTGGTTGGACTATCCTTGGGAATGTTAATTACACTGCATGGGCTTCATCAAAGAAGTTCAAAGTTGGAGATGTTCTta TGTTTGAGTATGATAGCCAATTTCATAACGTGTTGGAAGTGAGCAAAGATGACTACCATGCATGCAACAACGGCTCACCACTGACTACGTACTCCACCGGCAATGACTCCATAACAATCAAACGTAGAGGCCaccatttctttctttgtgGCTTTCCCGGCCACTGTGCTGCTGGCCAAAAGCTTGATGTTAGAATTCCCAAATTGCGCTCTTCCGGCGCCACCGCGTCTTCTCCCGCCGCCGCCGCCTCTTCTCCGGCCTCCTCCCTTGTTGTTCCTTCCGTTCCTCCGCCCTCCCCTTCCATTGGCACTTCCTCTCCCTCTCCACGTCCTAACTCTGCCATCCCTGCTTTTACTAATTTCAGCTCAAGAGTTACTCTCATTGTTACTTTTGTTGTTGCCATGTTTTATGTGTTTACATGTTAG
- the LOC120277511 gene encoding aminopeptidase P2 — MEAMATFSSLPALFSRPPVRFLASLSIPFLPNRRVVGRRFRNLRFVFTSCSADRVVARPSSEFRRKSSVAGHEDEKLRALRALFSRPGIGIDAYIIPSQDAHQSEFIAECFMRRAYISGFTGSAGTAVVTKDKAALWTDARYFLQAEKQLGSDWIVMRSGNLGVPTTIEWLNDVLTPGCRIGIDPYLFSSDATDELKEAISKKNHELVFLYDINLVDEIWGDSRPKPPMKPIRVHEIKYAGVDVSSKLSSLRSELFEAGCTAIVISMLDEVAWLLNLRGNDVPHSPVFYSYLIVDATGAKLFVDNNKVTDQVIAHLRTAGVELRPYEAILSELESLAAEGAKLWLDSSTMNAAVVNIYKSACDINGRFVEKGLAGLYRASPVSIAKAVKNESELEGMRNSHLRDAAALTEFWAWLEEEISRNAVLTEVEVADKLLEFRGKQAGFLETSFDTISGYGANGAIVHYRPEPESCSIVDSKNLFLLDSGAQYVDGTTDITRTVHFGEPSSRQKECYTRVLKGHIALDQAVFPENTPGFVLDVLARSSLWKVGLDYRHGTGHGVGAALNVHEGPQGISFRYGNFTTLQKGMVVSNEPGYYEDHSFGIRIENLLYVKEANVPNRYGGIGYLGFEKLTFVPIQSKLIELSLMTPEEISWLNQYHSQVWEKVSPLVDGSARKWLRNNTRPLPH, encoded by the exons ATGGAAGCAATGGCGACCTTCTCCTCCCTTCCAGCTCTCTTCTCTCGTCCTCCTGTTCGCTTCTTGGCTTCCCTTTCCATCCCCTTCCTCCCAAACCGTCGCGTGGTTGGTCGCCGATTCCGAAATCTCCGCTTTGTGTTTACTTCTTGCTCTGCCGATCGGGTCGTGGCGCGGCCGTCTTCGGAGTTTCGGAGAAAGAGTTCCGTCGCTGGACACGAGGATGAGAAGCTCCGAGCACTCCGGGCGTTGTTTTCGAGGCCGGGGATTGGGATTGATGCCTACATCATACCCTCGCAGGACGCTCACCAG AGTGAGTTCATTGCTGAATGTTTCATGCGGCGAGCTTATATATCTGGCTTCACTGGTAGTGCTGGGACCGCAGTTGTAACCAAAGACAAGGCTGCTCTTTGGACTGATGCTCGCTATTTTCTTCAG GCTGAGAAGCAGTTAGGCTCTGACTGGATTGTTATGCGAAGTGGGAACCTTGGTGTTCCTACAACGATTGAGTGGCTCAATGATGTGTTGACTCCTGGTTGCAGGATTGGCATAGATCCT TATCTTTTCTCATCTGATGCTACCGATGAACTGAAAGAAGCAATTTCCAAGAAAAACCATGAACTAGTTTTCCTGTATGATATCAATCTGGTGGATGAGATCTGGGGAGATTCCAGGCCAAAGCCTCCAATGAAACCAATCAGAGTTCATGAAATCAAGTATGCTGGTGTTGATGTCTCATCAAAACTATCCTCCTTAAGATCTGAACTTTTTGAAGCTGGCTGCACAGCTATTGTTATATCCATGCTTGATGAAGTTGCTTGGCTCTTAAACCTG AGAGGAAATGATGTTCCACATTCACCTGTGTTCTATTCATATTTGATTGTGGACGCTACTGGTGCTAAATTATTTGTTGATAACAATAAAGTTACTGACCAAGTGATTGCTCACCTGAGAACTGCTGGAGTTGAATTGAGGCCATATGAAGCCATTCTTTCTGAACTTGAGAG TTTGGCTGCAGAAGGAGCAAAACTCTGGTTGGATTCGTCAACTATGAATGCTGCAGTTGTGAACATATATAAGTCTGCTTGCGACATAAATGGAAGATTTGTAGAAAAG GGGCTTGCTGGACTCTACAGGGCTTCACCTGTTTCCATAGCCAAAGCTGTGAAAAATGAGTCAGAGCTTGAGGGAATGCGCAATTCACATTTGAG AGATGCAGCTGCTTTGACAGAGTTTTGGGCTTGGCTGGAAGAAGAAATTAGTAGGAATGCAGTTCTAACAGAAGTTGAAGTTGCTGATAAACTACTTGAATTTCGGGGAAAGCAGGCTGGTTTTTTGGAGACAAGCTTTGATACTATTAGTG GATATGGTGCAAATGGTGCTATCGTACATTATAGGCCAGAACCAGAGAGCTGCAGTATTGTTGACAGCAAGAACCTTTTCCTATTAGATAGTGGTGCTCAGTATGTTGATGGGACCACTGATATAACGAGGACTGTACATTTTGGTGAACCTTCTTCACGCCAAAAAGAGTGTTATACAAGAGTATTGAAG gGCCATATTGCTCTAGATCAGGCCGTATTCCCTGAAAATACTCCTGGTTTTGTCCTCGATGTGCTGGCTCGTTCTTCCTTATGGAAAGTTGGGCTTGATTATCGTCATg GGACTGGCCATGGGGTTGGAGCTGCCTTAAATGTCCACGAAGGCCCTCAGGGTATAAGCTTTCGGTATGGAAATTTCACTACGTTGCAGAAGGGTATGGTAGTCAGCAATGAACCAGGTTATTATGAAGACCATTCATTTGGTATTAGGATTGAG AACCTCCTGTATGTGAAAGAGGCAAATGTGCCAAATCGCTATGGAGGAATTGGTTATCTTGGTTTTGAAAAGCTTACTTTCGTTCCTATTCAG AGCAAGCTGATTGAGCTGTCCCTTATGACCCCTGAGGAGATCAGTTGGCTCAATCAATACCACTCACAAGTGTGGGAAAAG GTCTCACCTTTGGTAGATGGCTCTGCTCGCAAGTGGCTTCGGAATAACACCCGGCCTCTACCACATTAA
- the LOC120277443 gene encoding inorganic pyrophosphatase TTM2-like yields the protein MAQDAAIVDSPRRRQGLLRDQVQLVKRRDCDRYEIAPIQESLSFEKGFFIVIRACQLLAQKNQGIILVGVAGPSGAGKTVFTEKVLNFMPSIAVISMDNYNDASRIIDGNFDDPRLTDYDTLLENIRGLKEGMPVQVPIYDFKSSSRIGYRTVEVPSSRIVVIEGIYALSEKLRPYLDLRVSVTGGVHFDLVKRVLRDIQRAGQEPEEIIHQISETVYPMYKAFIEPDLQTAHIKIINKFNPFSGFQNPTYVLKSPKALSIDQIKAVISENFTESREETYDIYLLPPGEDPEACQSYLRMRNRDGKYNLMFEEWVTDSPFIISPRITFEVSVRLLGGLMALGYTIAAILKRSSHVFSDERVTIKIDWLEQLNRKYVQVQGRDRLLVRNVAELLGLEGSYIARTYIEQIQLEKLVNEVMALPDDLKTKLSIDDDMVSSPKEALSRASADRVAMRNKHLKSTGMARSFSTHRDEHLAKLTRLTVGNNKYEGRNSESPSINSGVITQLSEQISTLNERMDEFTNRIEELNSKFSMRKPTMSQQNLALQADACNGSGPTSLFVSGLGNGTLLPNSSSSSQLKDFSLVEEMVVIARGQRQIMHQLDNLSNLLHEHLASLTQPRRIDTQSSRIFDADSIGNSLIILLAVGGLGIFLLKGLNRN from the exons ATGGCTCAAGATGCTGCTATTGTGGATTCACCTCGTCGGAGGCAAGGGCTTTTAAGAGATCAGGTTCAATTGGTTAAAAGAAGGGATTGTGATCGCTACGAAATAGCGCCTATCCAAGAATCACTTTCCTTTGAAAAAGGTTTCTTCATAGTTATTCGTGCTTGCCAGTTGTTGGCCCAGAAAAATCAAGGAATTATTCTTGTTGGAGTTGCTGGTCCTTCTGGGGCAGGGAAGACTGTATTCACAGAGAAAGTTCTCAATTTCATGCCAAGCATTGCTGTTATTTCTATGGATAACTATAATGATGCTAGTCGTATTATTGATGGCAACTTTGATG ATCCACGGCTAACAGACTATGACACATTGCTGGAAAATATTCGTGGTTTGAAAGAGGGGATGCCTGTCCAAGTGCCTATATATGATTTCAAGTCAAGCAGCCGCATAGGATACAG GACGGTTGAAGTCCCGAGCTCTCGTATTGTTGTAATTGAAGGCATTTATGCGTTGAGTGAAAAATTGAGGCCTTATTTAGACTTGAGAGTTTCTGTGACAGGTGGTGTGCATTTTGATCTTGTAAAAAGAGTTTTGAGGGATATACAACGAGCTGGTCAGGAACCAGAAGAAATAATTCATCAGATATCTGAAACG GTATATCCGATGTATAAGGCTTTCATTGAACCAGATCTGCAAACtgcacatataaaaataattaacaagttCAATCCATTCTCGGGGTTCCAGAATCCCACTTATGTTCTTAAG TCACCAAAGGCTTTGTCAATTGATCAAATCAAGGCTGTAATTTCGGAAAATTTCACAGAAAGTAGGGAGGAGACTTATGATATATATCTCCTACCACCTGGTGAAGATCCAGAAGCATGCCAGTCTTATCTTAGGATGCGAAACCGGGATGGAAAGTACAACCTCATGTTTGAG GAATGGGTCACTGATAGTCCCTTCATCATATCGCCAAGGATCACTTTTGAAGTCAGTGTGCGTCTTCTTGGTGGTTTGATGGCCTTGGGATATACAATTGCGGCCATCTTGAAAAGAAGCAGCCATGTATTTTCTGATGAAAGGGTGACAATAAAAATTGATTGGTTAGAACAGTTGAACAGAAAATATGTCCAG GTTCAAGGAAGAGATAGACTACTTGTCAGAAATGTTGCAGAGCTGCTGGGTTTGGAAGGTTCTTATATTGCACGGACTTACATAGAGCAAATTCAACTTGAAAAGCTTGTAAACGAAGTTATG GCCTTGCCAGATGATTTGAAGACAAAACTTAGCATAGATGATGACATGGTATCAAGCCCAAAAGAAGCACTTTCTCGTGCCTCTGCTGATAGAGTCGCCATGAGAAACAAGCACCTAAAGAG CACTGGTATGGCTCGCTCTTTCTCAACTCACCGAGACGAGCATTTGGCTAAACTTACCAGACTAACTGTAGGGAACAACAAATATGAAGGCCGCAACTCTGAATCACCTTCAATCAATTCG GGTGTTATTACACAACTTTCAGAACAGATATCAACGTTGAATGAGAGAATGGATGAATTTACAAACCGGATTGAAGAACTAAATTCCAAGTTTAGCATGAGAAAGCCTACCATGAGCCAACAGAACTTGGCTCTTCAAGCTGATGCCTGCAATGGTTCAGGACCTACATCTCTGTTTGTGTCTGGATTAGGCAATGGTACCTTGTTACCCAATTCGTCATCTTCTTCCCAACTAAAAGACTTTTCTCTGGTTGAGGAG ATGGTGGTAATTGCACGGGGACAGCGGCAGATCATGCATCAATTAGACAACCTATCGAACTTGCTTCATGAGCATCTGGCTTCACTGACTCAACCCCGAAGAATTGATACCCAAAGCAGCAGGATATTTGATGCAGACTCTATCGGTAACTCGCTCATTATTTTGTTGGCAGTTGGCGGACTAGGAATTTTCTTGCTTAAGGGTTTAAATCGGAATTAA
- the LOC120277445 gene encoding primary amine oxidase-like, with protein sequence MLLYLFFFFFFSSLLSCKAHPLDPLSPSEFIVIQQTIKTSNLFSSTPLYFQYIGLADPDKLLLLSWLSNTSNSPPPRQAFIIARSDHQTHELHVDISTKSIISNTVYTGFSFPLLNFEEQTAASNLPFNYTPFMNSIKKRGLKSSEVVCTTFTVGWFGEVKKSKRLLKILCFATGDTVNLYVRPLEGITIVVDLDLMEIVDYTDRFVVPVPVAGGTDYRSKKQKPPFGPRGKPVTVVQPEGKGFSIDGHSISWANWKFHLSYDVRAGAIISLASVQAHDAKLYRLVLYKGFVSEVFVPYQDPTEEWYYKTFFDAGEFGFGLSASSLQPMSDCPTNAEFLDGYYAAQNGSPVKIKNVFCVFERYSGDSAWRHTEIGIPGMVITEVRPEISLVVRMVSTIGNYDYVTDWEFKTSGAIKFTVTLTGILEVKGTSYTHARQVEQDIDLYGSLLAKNTIGVNHDHFITYYLDLDIDGYNNSFVKAKMKTVNVIDGSSPRKSYWTFVKEIAETEADARIELEAEPAEYLVVNTNKKTKIGNDVGYRFISHGASSISLLSDDDYPQIRAGYTKKQLWVTAYNVSEKWAAGLYTDQSRGDDTINTWSQRNRVINNKDIVVWYTIGFHHAPYQEDFPLMPSLSGGFELRPSNFFETNPLIKTMPFNETHWPKCTNNL encoded by the exons ATGCTCTTatacctcttcttcttcttcttcttctcctcacttCTATCATGCAAAGCTCATCCTCTAGACCCTCTCAGTCCCTCAGAGTTCATCGTCATCCAACAAACCATAAAAACCTCCAACCTCTTCTCATCAACTCCTCTATACTTCCAATACATCGGCCTCGCCGATCCCGACAAGCTCCTTCTCCTCTCATGGCTCTCCAACACCTCCAACTCCCCACCACCTCGCCAGGCCTTCATCATTGCAAGGTCCGACCACCAAACTCATGAACTCCACGTTGACATATCCACCAAATCCATCATCTCAAACACAGTCTACACTGGCTTCTCTTTCCCTTTGCTCAACTTTGAAGAACAAACAGCAGCCTCAAACCTCCCTTTCAACTACACTCCATTCATGAACTCTATCAAGAAGAGAGGTTTGAAGTCTAGTGAAGTTGTTTGTACTACCTTCACAGTTGGATGGTTTGGTGAAGTGAAGAAGAGCAAGAGGTTGTTGAAGATCTTGTGTTTTGCTACTGGTGATACTGTCAACCTTTATGTGAGGCCTCTTGAAGGGATCACCATTGTTGTGGACCTTGATTTGATGGAGATTGTGGATTACACTGACCGGTTTGTTGTTCCGGTGCCGGTGGCCGGAGGAACGGATTACCGCAGCAAGAAGCAGAAGCCGCCGTTTGGGCCGAGAGGGAAGCCGGTGACAGTGGTTCAACCGGAGGGGAAGGGCTTCTCCATTGATGGCCATTCTATtag TTGGGCGAATTGGAAATTCCATCTAAGTTATGATGTACGGGCAGGAGCTATCATATCTCTTGCCTCTGTTCAAGCACATGATGCAAAATTATATCGTCTGGTGCTTTATAAAGGATTTGTATCAGAAGTGTTTGTACCATATCAAGATCCTACAGAAGAGTGGTATTACAAGACATTTTTTGATGCCGGAGAGTTCGGCTTTGGTCTCTCCGCCTCATCTCTCCAACCAATGAGTGACTGTCCGACCAACGCCGAGTTTTTAGACGGGTATTATGCTGCTCAAAATGGGTCCCCAGTAAAGATCAAGAATGTGTTTTGTGTATTTGAGAGGTATTCAGGTGATTCTGCTTGGAGACATACCGAGATTGGAATACCAGGGATGGTG ATTACTGAAGTACGTCCAGAGATCAGTTTAGTGGTGAGGATGGTCTCGACTATTGGAAATTATGATTATGTCACTGACTGGGAGTTCAAGACTAGTGGCGCTATTAAGTTCACC GTTACATTGACTGGTATCTTGGAAGTGAAGGGCACATCATACACCCATGCAAGACAAGTAGAGCAAGACATTGACTTGTATGGTTCATTGTTAGCTAAGAACACAATTGGTGTTAACCATGACCATTTCATAACATACTACTTGGACCTTGACATTGATGGCTACAATAATTCATTTGTCAAGGCCAAAATGAAAACCGTCAATGTCATTGATGGTAGTAGCCCTAGAAAAAGCTACTGGACATTTGTTAAAGAAATTGCTGAAACAGAAGCCGATGCGAGAATTGAGCTCGAAGCCGAACCGGCGGAATATTTAGTTGTGAATACTAACAAAAAGACTAAGATAGGGAATGATGTTGGTTATCGTTTTATCAGTCACGGTGCGTCATCAATTTCTCTGTTGTCAGATGATGATTATCCTCAAATAAGAGCTGGTTATACTAAGAAGCAATTATGGGTGACTGCTTATAATGTGTCCGAGAAGTGGGCTGCCGGGTTATACACTGATCAAAGTAGAGGTGATGACACTATAAATACTTGGAGTCAGAG GAATAGAGTgataaataataaggatatagTGGTGTGGTACACAATAGGGTTCCATCATGCACCTTATCAAGAAGATTTCCCGTTGATGCCAAGTTTGAGTGGTGGATTTGAACTTAGGCCTTCCAACTTCTTTGAGACTAATCCATTGATCAAGACTATGCCTTTCAACGAAACACATTGGCCCAAGTGCACCAATAAtctttag